From Kineosporia succinea, the proteins below share one genomic window:
- a CDS encoding LLM class flavin-dependent oxidoreductase produces the protein MSLTFHWFLPTYGDSRFIVGGGHGLPAGTTSGDRRASLGYLGSIARAAEEFGFTGALTPAGAWCEDAWLTTAMLTRESERLKYLVAFRPGLISPTLAAQMAATFEAHAPGRLLLNVVTGGEAHEQRSYGDFLSKEERYARCDEFLTVVRRLWRGETVTFGGQHLQVEGARLPTVPSAPPPLYFGGSSAAAGPVAAEHSDVYLTWGEPPGPVAEKIAWIRDLAAARGRRVRFGIRLHVIARDTSEAAWRQAGSLLEALGPQVVEAAQAGLSRSESTGQARMRELHEGVRAGGDWRDPHALEVTPNLWAGVGLVRGGAGTALVGSHTEVADRIAEYAALGIDEFVLSGYPHLEELYWFGEGVLPLLRERDLFSAPGSALGATGHTPFLPAGDGR, from the coding sequence GTGTCCCTCACCTTCCACTGGTTCCTGCCCACGTACGGCGACTCACGGTTCATCGTCGGCGGCGGGCACGGCCTGCCTGCGGGCACCACGTCCGGGGACCGCCGGGCCAGCCTGGGCTACCTCGGCTCGATCGCCCGCGCGGCCGAGGAGTTCGGCTTCACCGGGGCCCTCACCCCGGCCGGCGCCTGGTGCGAGGACGCCTGGCTGACCACGGCCATGCTGACGCGCGAGTCCGAGCGGCTGAAGTACCTCGTCGCCTTCCGTCCCGGCCTGATCAGCCCCACCCTGGCCGCTCAGATGGCGGCGACCTTCGAGGCCCATGCCCCGGGCCGCCTCCTGCTGAACGTGGTCACCGGCGGCGAGGCCCACGAGCAGCGCTCCTACGGCGACTTCCTGTCCAAGGAGGAGCGCTACGCCCGCTGCGACGAGTTCCTCACCGTGGTCCGCAGGCTGTGGCGGGGCGAAACGGTCACCTTCGGCGGACAGCACCTGCAGGTCGAGGGAGCCCGGCTGCCGACCGTGCCCTCGGCGCCGCCGCCGCTGTATTTCGGTGGGTCCTCGGCAGCCGCCGGGCCGGTCGCCGCCGAGCACAGCGACGTCTACCTCACCTGGGGCGAGCCACCCGGCCCGGTGGCCGAGAAGATCGCCTGGATCCGGGATCTCGCGGCCGCGCGAGGGCGGCGGGTGCGCTTCGGCATCCGGCTGCACGTGATCGCGCGGGACACCTCCGAGGCGGCCTGGCGGCAGGCCGGGAGCCTGCTGGAGGCCCTGGGCCCGCAGGTCGTGGAGGCCGCCCAGGCCGGGCTGTCCCGCAGCGAGTCGACCGGGCAGGCCCGGATGCGCGAGTTGCACGAGGGGGTGCGGGCCGGGGGCGACTGGCGCGATCCGCACGCGCTGGAGGTGACGCCGAACCTGTGGGCCGGTGTCGGTCTGGTGCGCGGTGGGGCCGGGACGGCCCTGGTCGGCTCGCACACCGAGGTCGCCGACCGGATCGCCGAGTACGCGGCCCTCGGGATCGACGAGTTCGTCCTGTCCGGCTACCCGCACCTGGAGGAGCTGTACTGGTTCGGTGAGGGCGTCCTGCCGCTCCTGCGCGAGCGCGACCTGTTCTCCGCACCCGGGTCCGCCCTCGGCGCCACCGGCCACACGCCGTTCCTTCCCGCCGGCGACGGCCGCTGA
- a CDS encoding nuclear transport factor 2 family protein, producing MSIQDLLDRAAIEDTLHRYAQAQDQNAWDLYDTVFTDDAAIDLVGVSAQPLKAPALGQFLKDFNATRLSGQHLIANTLIDLDSPTARSVSEVLHVTLQRTDEPTQLRVSEGSSLYVDTWHRSEAGWRITHRVVTQKHLDERVVEYDAGFITTIEAGAATDWFSTTWFRKTS from the coding sequence ATGAGCATCCAGGACCTGCTCGACCGCGCCGCGATCGAGGACACCCTGCACCGGTACGCCCAGGCCCAGGACCAGAACGCCTGGGACCTGTACGACACCGTCTTCACCGACGACGCCGCGATCGACCTGGTGGGTGTGAGCGCGCAGCCGCTGAAAGCCCCCGCCCTCGGCCAGTTCCTGAAGGACTTCAACGCCACCCGCCTGTCCGGGCAGCACCTGATCGCCAACACCCTGATCGATCTGGACTCCCCCACCGCACGCAGCGTCAGCGAGGTCCTGCACGTCACCCTCCAGCGCACCGACGAGCCCACCCAGCTCAGGGTCTCCGAGGGCAGCAGCCTCTACGTCGACACCTGGCACCGGAGCGAGGCGGGCTGGCGGATCACCCACCGCGTCGTCACCCAGAAGCACCTCGACGAGCGTGTCGTCGAGTACGACGCCGGTTTCATCACCACGATCGAGGCCGGCGCGGCCACCGACTGGTTCAGCACGACCTGGTTCAGGAAGACATCATGA
- a CDS encoding ABC transporter permease: protein MNKLGRGVAALYLLVLLAALIHPGLVGAGGPNDTDPVANLLAPGAGHWFGTDELGRDVYARVVFGARYSVVIAFLAVALGLAGGIVLGLSAALSGKVVDETLSRVFDLLSAFPSILMALLFSAFFGAGTASLTVAIGLALIPGLARVIRRQAIAIRSSDYVLAARTLGRSPSSIVSRHVLPNAVSPVLLLATIEVGTSVLTVSGLSFVGLGPGKPAPEWGSLLADGQAVIAYAWWPTVFPGLAIVVTIFAITTVGRDLQRRVQGRAS, encoded by the coding sequence ATGAACAAGCTCGGCCGAGGTGTCGCCGCCCTCTACCTCCTCGTCCTGCTGGCCGCCCTGATCCATCCCGGCCTGGTCGGCGCCGGCGGCCCCAACGACACCGACCCGGTCGCGAACCTGCTGGCGCCCGGCGCCGGTCACTGGTTCGGCACCGACGAACTCGGGCGCGACGTCTACGCCCGCGTCGTGTTCGGCGCCCGCTACTCGGTGGTCATCGCCTTCCTCGCCGTCGCCCTCGGCCTGGCCGGCGGCATCGTGCTCGGCCTGAGCGCGGCGCTGTCGGGCAAGGTCGTCGACGAGACCCTCTCACGGGTGTTCGACCTGCTCTCGGCCTTCCCCTCGATCCTCATGGCCCTGCTGTTCTCGGCGTTCTTCGGCGCCGGCACCGCGAGCCTGACCGTCGCGATCGGCCTGGCCCTGATCCCCGGCCTGGCCCGGGTCATCCGCCGCCAGGCCATCGCGATCCGCTCCTCCGACTACGTTCTCGCCGCCCGCACCCTGGGCCGCAGCCCGTCCTCGATCGTCTCGCGGCACGTGCTCCCGAACGCGGTCTCCCCGGTCCTGCTGCTGGCCACCATCGAAGTGGGGACGTCCGTCCTCACCGTCTCCGGGCTGAGTTTCGTCGGCCTGGGGCCGGGTAAACCCGCTCCGGAGTGGGGGTCCCTGCTCGCGGACGGGCAGGCCGTCATCGCCTACGCGTGGTGGCCCACCGTGTTCCCCGGTCTGGCGATCGTCGTGACGATCTTCGCCATCACCACCGTCGGCCGCGACCTGCAGCGGCGAGTCCAAGGACGCGCATCGTGA
- a CDS encoding YeiH family protein, giving the protein MSDVAPARHEAVVPDTGRRVAWFLLGILVVLVLGWVTHYLNDSVPDWAEDTWADDIASAVEYPVYAIILGLLGNALLSATGLRERLAAGFRTEFFIKTGLVLLGASIDLQLIVDAAGRSVLQAVLLISIVFGFTWWLGGRLGLDERLRALLASAVSICGVSAAIAAAGAVQARKEQLAYAASLVIAFALPSIFLLPWLADVLGLEDAVAGAWIGGNIDTTAAVTAAGTLAGEGPLEIATIVKVTQNALIGIVAVALAAWFAYRVDRTPDAPRPGIGELWRRFPKFVLGFIAASVIATVYLGQVGAADGKAHIAIVNDLRIWFLILAFVSIGLEFRVRALREAGWKPVAVFGAATAVNIVVALALASILFSGFVIPAG; this is encoded by the coding sequence ATGAGCGACGTCGCGCCCGCCCGGCACGAAGCCGTCGTCCCGGACACCGGGCGCCGGGTGGCCTGGTTCCTGCTCGGCATCCTGGTCGTGCTCGTCCTGGGCTGGGTCACCCACTACCTCAACGACTCGGTGCCGGACTGGGCCGAGGACACCTGGGCCGACGACATCGCCTCGGCCGTCGAATACCCCGTCTACGCCATCATTCTCGGACTGCTCGGGAACGCCCTGCTGAGCGCGACCGGCCTGCGTGAGCGCCTCGCCGCCGGGTTCCGCACCGAATTCTTCATCAAGACCGGTCTGGTGCTGCTCGGCGCCTCGATCGACCTGCAGCTGATCGTGGACGCCGCCGGCCGCTCCGTCCTCCAGGCCGTCCTGCTGATCAGCATCGTCTTCGGGTTCACCTGGTGGCTCGGCGGACGGCTGGGGCTGGACGAGCGGCTGCGGGCCCTGCTCGCGTCCGCCGTCTCGATCTGCGGGGTCAGCGCCGCGATCGCCGCCGCCGGCGCGGTGCAGGCCCGCAAGGAGCAACTGGCCTACGCGGCGAGCCTGGTCATCGCGTTCGCCCTGCCCTCGATCTTCCTGCTGCCCTGGCTCGCGGATGTCCTCGGCCTCGAGGACGCGGTGGCCGGGGCCTGGATCGGCGGCAACATCGACACCACCGCCGCCGTCACGGCAGCGGGCACGCTCGCCGGCGAGGGACCGCTCGAGATCGCCACCATCGTCAAGGTCACCCAGAACGCGCTCATCGGTATCGTCGCGGTCGCTCTGGCCGCCTGGTTCGCCTACCGTGTCGACCGGACGCCCGACGCTCCGCGACCCGGAATCGGTGAGTTGTGGCGCCGTTTCCCCAAGTTCGTGCTCGGTTTCATCGCGGCCTCGGTGATCGCGACCGTCTACCTCGGCCAGGTCGGCGCCGCCGACGGCAAGGCCCACATCGCGATCGTCAACGACCTGCGTATCTGGTTCCTGATCCTGGCCTTCGTCAGCATCGGCCTGGAGTTCCGGGTGCGCGCGCTGCGGGAGGCCGGCTGGAAACCGGTCGCGGTGTTCGGGGCGGCCACCGCGGTCAACATCGTCGTGGCCCTGGCGCTCGCCTCGATCCTGTTCTCGGGCTTCGTGATTCCGGCCGGCTGA
- a CDS encoding NAD(P)-dependent oxidoreductase encodes MARLAVLGATGRTGQEIVRRALDAGHEVTALVRRPEALPVRDASLTVVVGDARDAEVIAAVSEGRDAVIASLGRPESGRTKDQIDDSQPVDVCEVSTRHLLEAAGRGLRRIVLMSTHGAGSSNDGSPYVVKLRDMVGNRVVDKDRMEQVLLEAETDVVWTVIRNPYIYEGPLGTPHAVHEKIVLDETSRITYADLATFAIGEALRPQYPNTFLTITEPLTGSAS; translated from the coding sequence GTGGCGCGGCTGGCAGTACTGGGGGCGACCGGGCGCACCGGGCAGGAGATCGTGCGCCGGGCGCTGGACGCGGGGCACGAGGTCACGGCGCTGGTACGCCGGCCCGAGGCGCTGCCGGTCCGCGACGCGTCCCTCACCGTGGTCGTCGGTGACGCCCGCGACGCCGAGGTGATCGCCGCCGTCTCCGAGGGCAGGGACGCGGTGATCGCCTCGCTGGGGAGGCCCGAGTCGGGCCGGACGAAGGACCAGATCGACGACTCCCAGCCGGTGGACGTCTGCGAGGTCTCCACCCGGCATCTGCTCGAGGCCGCCGGGCGGGGCCTGCGCCGGATCGTGCTGATGAGCACTCACGGCGCCGGTTCCAGCAACGACGGCAGCCCGTACGTGGTGAAACTGCGCGACATGGTGGGCAACCGGGTCGTGGACAAGGACCGCATGGAGCAGGTGCTGCTGGAGGCCGAGACCGATGTGGTCTGGACCGTCATCCGCAACCCCTACATCTACGAGGGCCCGCTGGGCACCCCGCACGCCGTTCACGAGAAGATCGTGCTCGACGAGACCTCCCGCATCACCTACGCCGACCTGGCCACCTTCGCGATCGGCGAGGCGCTGCGACCGCAGTACCCGAACACGTTCCTGACGATCACCGAACCACTGACCGGCAGCGCGTCGTGA
- a CDS encoding S66 peptidase family protein, translating into MRIPPVLRQPRPLEPGLHVAVVAPSGPVLADRLERGCDVLRSFGLKVSLAPHVLDRHPGRYLAGTDEARAGDLQDAWCDPDVNAVYCARGGYGAVRTLDHLDWDVMRKASSARPLKPFVGSSDSTALHQAFARRLEVQTFYGPVLGGPVLGFPDPAAVVLESLRAALFHPSEGRTLTGTHSLVPGVAEGVTTGGTLSLLSSLVGSDELAPAEGRIVLLEDVNESPYRIDRMLTQLLRSGWFAGAAGIACGSWERCGEPEHIDRVLLERLGGLGVPIVTGLEFGHGTVQLTVPLGARARLETGALIIG; encoded by the coding sequence GTGCGCATCCCGCCCGTTCTTCGCCAACCGCGCCCGCTCGAGCCCGGCCTGCACGTGGCCGTCGTCGCGCCCTCCGGCCCGGTGCTGGCCGACCGCCTCGAACGGGGCTGCGACGTGCTGCGGTCCTTCGGGCTGAAGGTCTCGCTCGCCCCGCACGTGCTCGACCGGCACCCCGGCCGATACCTGGCCGGGACCGACGAGGCACGCGCGGGCGACCTGCAGGACGCCTGGTGCGACCCCGACGTGAACGCCGTGTACTGCGCCCGCGGTGGGTACGGCGCCGTGCGTACTCTCGACCATCTCGACTGGGACGTGATGCGCAAGGCCAGCTCCGCGCGTCCTTTGAAACCCTTCGTCGGTTCCAGTGACAGTACCGCCCTGCACCAGGCTTTCGCCCGTCGTCTGGAGGTCCAGACGTTCTACGGTCCCGTTCTCGGCGGCCCGGTCCTCGGCTTCCCCGACCCGGCGGCCGTCGTCCTGGAAAGCCTGCGGGCCGCGCTCTTCCACCCCTCGGAAGGTCGGACCCTGACCGGCACGCACTCCCTGGTGCCGGGGGTTGCCGAGGGAGTGACGACCGGTGGGACGCTGTCGCTGCTGTCCTCGCTGGTGGGGTCGGACGAGCTGGCGCCCGCCGAGGGCCGGATCGTGCTGCTGGAGGACGTGAACGAGTCCCCGTACCGGATCGACCGGATGCTGACCCAGCTGCTGCGCAGCGGCTGGTTCGCGGGCGCGGCCGGGATCGCCTGCGGTTCCTGGGAACGCTGCGGGGAACCCGAACACATCGATCGGGTCCTGCTCGAGCGGCTGGGCGGGCTCGGGGTCCCGATCGTGACCGGCCTCGAGTTCGGGCACGGGACAGTGCAGTTGACCGTTCCCCTGGGCGCCCGCGCCCGGCTCGAGACCGGTGCCCTGATCATCGGGTAA
- a CDS encoding nuclear transport factor 2 family protein: MTSPAELLDRAAIVRTLRRYSQGIDQRQWPVYLSAFTPDARVEIPGYLEEPLRAADFVEFLSGTFDANRLSGQHLLANTLFTIEGDRARTVTEFLAHTTEKDGDEVVVQRSAGLYVDDLIRTDDGWLIAHRVLVRKSDNRTRVRYDERTAALTRDAARNPAVAGF; the protein is encoded by the coding sequence GTGACCAGCCCCGCCGAACTGCTCGACCGGGCCGCGATCGTGCGCACCCTGCGCCGGTACAGCCAGGGCATCGACCAGCGGCAGTGGCCGGTGTACCTGAGCGCGTTCACCCCCGACGCCCGGGTGGAGATCCCCGGCTACCTCGAAGAGCCCCTGAGAGCGGCCGATTTCGTGGAATTCCTGTCCGGCACGTTCGATGCGAACCGGCTCTCCGGGCAGCACCTGCTGGCCAACACGCTCTTCACCATCGAAGGAGACCGGGCCCGCACCGTCACCGAGTTCCTGGCCCACACCACCGAGAAGGACGGCGACGAGGTCGTGGTGCAGCGCTCGGCCGGCCTGTACGTCGACGACCTGATCCGCACCGATGACGGCTGGCTCATCGCCCACCGCGTCCTCGTCCGCAAGAGCGACAACCGCACCCGCGTGCGCTACGACGAGCGCACCGCCGCACTGACCCGCGACGCCGCCCGCAACCCCGCCGTCGCGGGCTTCTGA
- a CDS encoding TetR/AcrR family transcriptional regulator, whose translation MDPRLERTRRSAHSAALSLLSEGGIAHLTPQNLSRVSGLGRTTLYRHWPTTVHLVLDLLQTFRMPDFEMVEGDLPTRLRHNIAAQHAALLDPEYRVIFQTIQSVALDDEVRAALVEINRERIESVARVLAPEYDLHGQNTAVAEIFALINGPLQQITAFLGESSPRLMPAIVESVLAYLRENHASGAA comes from the coding sequence GTGGACCCCCGCCTCGAGCGCACCCGGCGCTCGGCTCACAGCGCCGCGTTGAGCCTGCTGTCCGAGGGTGGAATCGCCCACCTCACCCCGCAGAACCTCTCGCGGGTCTCCGGTCTGGGCCGCACCACGCTGTACCGGCACTGGCCCACGACCGTGCATCTGGTGCTCGACCTGCTCCAGACCTTCCGGATGCCCGACTTCGAGATGGTCGAGGGCGACCTGCCCACCCGGCTGCGCCACAACATCGCCGCCCAGCACGCGGCCCTGCTCGACCCGGAGTACCGCGTCATCTTCCAGACCATCCAGAGCGTCGCCCTGGACGACGAGGTGCGCGCGGCCCTGGTCGAGATCAACCGTGAGCGCATCGAATCGGTCGCCCGGGTGCTCGCACCGGAGTACGACCTGCACGGCCAGAACACCGCTGTGGCCGAGATCTTCGCGCTCATCAACGGTCCGCTGCAGCAGATCACGGCGTTCCTCGGGGAGAGCAGCCCGCGCCTGATGCCGGCGATCGTCGAGTCGGTGCTGGCCTACCTGCGCGAGAACCACGCGTCCGGCGCCGCCTGA
- a CDS encoding ABC transporter permease — translation MTSGSVLLRGVARRLAGAVLLLWAAATLTFVGLRLLPGSVESVVLGVHVNDPGLAGQVRASLGLDRPFAVQYGDYLLGLLRGDLGRSYVLNADVSDVVGSQVGPTLALAGSAVVLAGAIAWLIAVLSAGAGRTTERILHVIELLAICLPTFWVGALLQLGFSFNLQWFPSVGADGFSSLVLPMLTLALPVAGLLSQYMREEMAQALRQPWVLTVKSRGVSGFRLRATHLVPHVAVSSLTVAGNTLGLLIGGAVIVESVFGRPGLGRVALDAVTGSDAPVTVAVVLIITAAYVLITTAIDVAALVIDPRLRQEATS, via the coding sequence GTGACCTCAGGTTCTGTGCTCCTGCGAGGCGTCGCCCGGCGCCTCGCAGGAGCTGTTCTGCTGTTGTGGGCGGCCGCCACCCTGACGTTCGTCGGGCTGCGGCTGCTGCCCGGCTCGGTGGAGTCGGTCGTGCTCGGTGTGCACGTGAACGATCCCGGCCTGGCCGGGCAGGTGCGCGCCAGCCTCGGCCTGGACCGGCCGTTCGCGGTGCAGTACGGCGACTACCTGCTCGGCCTGCTGCGCGGTGACCTCGGCCGCTCGTACGTGCTCAACGCCGACGTGAGCGACGTGGTCGGCTCGCAGGTCGGCCCGACCCTGGCCCTGGCCGGGTCCGCGGTCGTGCTGGCCGGGGCGATCGCCTGGCTGATCGCCGTGCTGAGCGCAGGCGCCGGCCGCACCACCGAACGGATCCTGCACGTGATCGAACTGCTGGCCATCTGCCTGCCGACCTTCTGGGTGGGAGCGCTCCTGCAACTGGGCTTCTCGTTCAACCTGCAGTGGTTCCCCTCGGTCGGCGCCGACGGGTTCTCCTCACTGGTACTGCCCATGCTCACGCTGGCCCTGCCCGTGGCCGGGCTGCTGTCGCAGTACATGCGCGAGGAGATGGCCCAGGCCCTGCGCCAGCCCTGGGTGCTCACCGTGAAGAGCCGCGGCGTGTCCGGGTTCCGGCTGCGCGCCACCCACCTCGTACCGCACGTCGCCGTCTCCAGCCTGACCGTCGCCGGGAACACTCTCGGCCTGCTCATCGGCGGCGCCGTCATCGTCGAGTCCGTCTTCGGGCGACCCGGTCTCGGCCGCGTGGCCCTGGACGCCGTGACCGGTTCCGACGCACCCGTCACGGTCGCGGTCGTCCTCATCATCACGGCCGCCTACGTGCTCATCACCACCGCGATCGACGTGGCCGCCCTGGTCATCGACCCCCGGCTGCGGCAGGAGGCCACCTCATGA
- a CDS encoding ATP-binding cassette domain-containing protein, producing the protein MNAPLVQISDLTIRFGTHTAVGGVDLTVHPGTCVALVGESGSGKSTIARSVLGLNDRAARVTSKTFTINSEDASVWKERDWRRVRGRFAGLVLQDALVSLDPLRSVRREVTEAVRAGGTARRQAPAWAETLLRDVGFPDPARRSRQFAHQLSGGLRQRALIASALGGSPRLLVADEPTTALDVSVQKQVLDLLARQRDEGLGILLVSHDLAAVAGIADHVIVLRHGQVVEQGPPATLLRSPEQPYVRELVEAIPRLHHRPDRPVPADGDHVVLQADSISVRYQDFTALDDVSLSLARGRTVGVVGQSGSGKSTLLRVLLATQEPQAGTVRLDGEPWSGIPEKARRARRRRLQVVPQDPLSSFDPRWTVRQILAEALAPGTDPVEALSAVSLPAEVLGRRPLELSGGQRQRVAIARALAADPEVLLCDEAVSALDVLVQAQILALLERIRAERGISMVFVSHDLAVVRQVSDEVIVLREGQVVESGPADEVYDRPQHPYTKSLLASLPEALAE; encoded by the coding sequence GTGAACGCTCCCCTGGTCCAGATCAGCGACCTGACCATCCGTTTCGGCACCCACACGGCCGTCGGCGGTGTCGACCTGACCGTGCACCCGGGCACCTGCGTGGCCCTGGTCGGGGAGTCCGGATCGGGCAAGTCCACCATCGCCCGCTCCGTGCTCGGCCTGAACGACCGCGCCGCCCGGGTCACCTCGAAGACCTTCACGATCAACAGTGAGGACGCGTCGGTCTGGAAGGAGCGCGACTGGCGGCGGGTGCGGGGCCGGTTCGCCGGTCTGGTGCTGCAGGACGCGCTGGTCTCCCTGGACCCGCTGCGCTCGGTGCGGCGCGAGGTCACCGAGGCCGTCCGGGCCGGTGGTACCGCTCGCCGGCAGGCGCCCGCGTGGGCCGAGACGCTGCTGCGCGACGTGGGTTTCCCCGATCCGGCCCGGCGCTCACGTCAGTTCGCCCACCAGCTGTCCGGCGGTCTGCGCCAGCGCGCGCTGATCGCCTCCGCCCTCGGCGGCTCGCCGCGGCTGCTGGTCGCCGACGAGCCCACCACCGCCCTCGACGTGTCCGTGCAGAAGCAGGTGCTCGACCTGCTGGCCCGCCAGCGCGACGAGGGCCTGGGCATCCTGCTGGTCAGTCACGACCTCGCCGCCGTCGCCGGCATCGCCGACCACGTGATCGTGCTGCGCCACGGGCAGGTCGTGGAACAGGGACCACCCGCCACGCTGCTGCGCTCACCGGAACAACCGTACGTGCGCGAACTCGTCGAGGCCATTCCCCGGCTGCACCACCGACCCGACCGGCCGGTGCCCGCCGACGGTGACCACGTCGTCCTTCAGGCAGACTCGATCAGTGTTCGCTACCAGGACTTCACCGCCCTGGACGACGTGTCGCTGTCCCTGGCCCGCGGTCGCACCGTCGGCGTGGTCGGGCAGTCCGGATCGGGCAAGAGCACCCTGCTGCGGGTGCTCCTGGCCACCCAGGAACCGCAGGCCGGGACCGTCCGGCTGGACGGTGAGCCGTGGAGCGGGATCCCCGAGAAGGCCCGCCGCGCACGACGTCGCCGCCTCCAGGTGGTGCCGCAGGATCCGCTGAGCTCGTTCGACCCGCGCTGGACCGTCCGCCAGATCCTGGCCGAGGCCCTCGCCCCGGGCACCGACCCGGTCGAGGCGCTCTCTGCGGTCTCGCTGCCGGCCGAGGTGCTCGGGCGGCGCCCCCTGGAGCTGTCGGGCGGTCAGCGCCAGCGCGTGGCCATCGCCCGGGCCCTGGCCGCCGACCCCGAGGTGCTGCTGTGCGACGAGGCCGTCTCCGCGCTCGACGTGCTCGTGCAGGCGCAGATCCTCGCGCTGCTGGAACGGATTCGCGCCGAGCGGGGCATCAGCATGGTGTTCGTCTCGCACGACCTGGCCGTGGTGCGTCAGGTCAGCGACGAGGTGATCGTGCTGCGCGAGGGCCAGGTCGTGGAGAGCGGCCCCGCCGACGAGGTCTACGACCGGCCGCAGCATCCGTACACGAAGTCGCTGCTGGCCAGCCTGCCCGAGGCACTGGCCGAGTGA
- a CDS encoding ABC transporter substrate-binding protein produces MRTTLAAVAGLLSLTTLAACSSASTSTTSGADSATPVSGGSITWAVAAEPSCFAPAFDDVLADRAITRNVVDSLVYQEKDGTYTPWLASAWETSKDGITYTFTLRDDVKFSSGATLDAAAVKANLDYTRDSAHGSSYAGLLGSVKDITADKNTLTITLSQADSSLLSSLSSVALGIIDPATIDDGKDLCTPGEKLSGSGPFVIDSYTRGSQVVLKQNADYAWAPESLSHDGPAYLDQVTYKFIAEDSTRTGALQSGQVDAISGVPALSVASLTKNQKLTYTDGPASSTTFGFTVNGSSENAPWDDAELRKAFRDSFDLDTIVNAIYKGQKTRAWSWVGKDSAEFDTTLKDSWGNDPSAANAALDAAGWSTRDSEGYRTKDGKRLRLKITYDADSVRDQRDTLVEAIQDAAKKNTGIEVDFTTPTWAALSADIAKGDWSIYPGSYGKVDYANSVIGTWNGYFYGANAWKPTKAVDLATDAIGATDPAQYKKDLDGIQQYLVKDQALFVPLVESTFPVAASNTLHGNGFDYSSGVPDGNYNVWVSK; encoded by the coding sequence ATGCGCACCACTCTGGCGGCCGTGGCCGGCCTGCTGAGCCTCACCACGCTGGCCGCCTGCTCCTCGGCGAGTACCAGCACCACCAGCGGCGCCGACAGTGCCACCCCGGTCAGCGGCGGCAGCATCACCTGGGCCGTGGCCGCCGAACCCTCGTGCTTCGCACCTGCCTTCGACGACGTGCTGGCCGACCGCGCGATCACCCGCAACGTCGTGGACTCACTGGTGTACCAGGAGAAGGACGGCACCTACACGCCGTGGCTGGCCTCGGCCTGGGAGACCTCGAAAGACGGCATCACGTACACGTTCACGCTGCGCGACGACGTGAAGTTCAGCAGCGGCGCCACCCTCGACGCGGCCGCGGTCAAGGCCAACCTCGACTACACCCGCGACAGCGCCCACGGTTCCAGCTACGCGGGCCTGCTCGGCTCGGTGAAAGACATCACGGCCGACAAGAACACCCTGACGATCACCCTGAGCCAGGCCGACAGCTCACTGCTGAGCTCCCTGAGCAGCGTGGCGCTGGGCATCATCGACCCGGCCACCATCGACGACGGCAAGGACCTGTGCACCCCGGGCGAGAAGCTCTCCGGCTCCGGCCCGTTCGTCATCGACTCCTACACCCGCGGCAGCCAGGTCGTGCTCAAGCAGAACGCCGACTACGCCTGGGCGCCCGAATCGCTCTCGCACGATGGCCCCGCCTACCTCGACCAGGTGACGTACAAGTTCATCGCCGAGGACTCCACCCGAACCGGTGCCCTGCAGTCGGGCCAGGTCGACGCCATCTCGGGAGTTCCCGCCCTGAGTGTCGCGAGCCTGACCAAGAACCAGAAGCTCACCTACACCGACGGCCCGGCCAGCTCCACCACCTTCGGCTTCACCGTCAACGGCTCGAGCGAGAACGCGCCCTGGGACGACGCCGAGCTGCGCAAGGCCTTCCGCGACAGCTTCGACCTCGACACCATCGTCAACGCCATCTACAAGGGCCAGAAGACGCGGGCCTGGAGCTGGGTCGGCAAGGACAGCGCCGAGTTCGACACCACACTGAAAGACAGCTGGGGCAACGACCCGAGCGCGGCCAACGCGGCCCTGGACGCCGCCGGCTGGAGCACCCGTGACTCCGAGGGCTACCGCACCAAGGACGGCAAGCGCCTGAGGCTGAAGATCACCTACGACGCGGACTCGGTGCGCGACCAGCGCGACACCCTCGTCGAGGCGATCCAGGACGCGGCGAAGAAGAACACCGGCATCGAGGTCGACTTCACCACCCCGACCTGGGCCGCGCTGTCGGCCGACATCGCCAAGGGCGACTGGAGCATCTACCCCGGCTCGTACGGCAAGGTCGACTACGCCAACAGCGTCATCGGCACCTGGAACGGCTACTTCTACGGTGCGAACGCGTGGAAGCCGACCAAGGCCGTCGACCTCGCCACCGACGCGATCGGCGCCACCGACCCGGCGCAGTACAAGAAGGACCTCGACGGCATCCAGCAGTACCTGGTCAAGGACCAGGCCCTGTTCGTGCCGCTCGTCGAGTCCACCTTCCCGGTCGCCGCGTCGAACACGCTGCACGGCAACGGTTTCGACTACTCCAGCGGTGTCCCGGACGGCAACTACAACGTCTGGGTCAGCAAGTGA